The sequence below is a genomic window from Chthoniobacterales bacterium.
AATTGCCGGATACAGCCAGTAGTTAAACAGCGGGATCATTGCCAGGATGAAAAGCCCGTTTACCACGTTGACCTGTTCCGGGAGAAAACTGATACCGAGGAAATGCAGGTCCATGTGCTGGCATTGGACGGTCCATTCGCCGCCGCTGCTCTGGTCCCAGAGCGCCCAGAAAATCATCGTGAACGCGAAGATGATCCAGACGCGGGCGAGAATGCTCAGGCCTTCCTTGCTTTTCAGATCGCGCAAGAAGCCGAGCCCAGCGGGCGGGATGTGAACCATTTTCTTGCGGCCCATCCAAAAGATGACGGTGGCGAGAAACATCAGTACGCCCGGCAAACCAAACGCATACTTGGGACCCCATTTCGGATCGCGAAGCAGAATCGGACAAAGCCAGATGGAAAACGAAGAGCCCAGGTTGATCGAGAAGTAGAACCAGCCGAAGACGCGCGCGAGCAGGTGCTTGTTCGATTCGCCGAACTGATCGCCAACGTTCGCCGAGACGCACGGCTTGATTCCGCCCGCGCCCGCCGCAATTAGAATCAGGCCGATGGCGAGCACCCATTTTTGGCCGAACGCGATGCCGAATGGTGTGTCCATGAACGCGAGGGTGAAATGGCCGAGGCAGTAAACGATCGAGAGATAAAAGATCGTCCGATATTTCCCCAGCCAGCCGTCCGAGAGGATGGCGCCGAAGAACGGCATCCAGTAAACCGACGAAACAAACTGGTGGAACCAGCCGTTGGCTTCGTTCTCCGGCATCCCCTCGAGCACGCCGGATTTGTTGACCAGAAAATTGGTCATGAATCCGATGAGGATGGTCCGCATCCCGTAAAAGCTGAACCGCTCGGCGCCTTCGTTGCCGATGATGTAGGGCACGCCTGGCGGCATCCCCTTGAGATTTGGGGGCGACGTCGCGTAATCTGGATTAGCCATGCGGCGTCCTTGATCTACCTACGGCTTCTGTTTGTCGGGGAAAAAATTGGCTGGAGTCGAATGAGCGGCGGGCGAGGGGGAAGCGTGGCTCGGCGAACCATGTTCCTCGGCCGCAGCTTTGGTGTGCGTTTCCCCGGGCAATTCGTCGACCCGATGGCGCTCGCAGGAGCAATAAAAGATCAACGACCCGGCCGCCGACAGGAAAGCGGCGTTGCGAAGAGATAATCGCATAAAGTCTGGCACACTAAGCGCCGGGGGTTGGCGGATGCAAGGGAGAAAGATAAGAGGAAAACGTCCAACGCTCAACGTCCAACCTCCAACATCCAATTGAAGAGAGAGAAACCCGGCCGGTTGGGGAGCGCGAGCATCCATGTCCTCTGAAGTCGAACGTTGGATGTTGAGCGTTGAGCGTTGGACGTTTCTTTTCTTCGTCCCGCTCTCCCGGAATGAATTGAAAGCTCGTTTCGCCGGATTACTATGAGCCGCAGTGGCCCGCTCGGTAAAAAACAATGCCTGGAACGAAGTCTTCGCTCTGATTCTCCTCGGCGTCGGCACTCTCCTTTTCCTTGCCCTGATTTCTTATACCCCCAAGGATGTGCCCTCCTGGATCTGGTTTAGCCAGGTTTCGTCACCGAACCGGCCCGCCCAGAACTTCATTGGGCCCTTTGGCGCGATCATCGCCGGGTTCTCTTACATGATGATGGGAGCGGCTTCCTACCTGCTCGCCGTCGTCCTCCTCGGATTCGGGGGCGCGAAACTGTTTCAGTCGAACCTGCGGGTGATTCCACGCCTCGGTTGGATCGCACTCTTCATCATCTCGGGAGCGTGCCTGCTCCAATTGCAAACCCAGCACCTGCAGGGCTGGAAATCGTTCTTCAATATCCAGGGACCGGGCGGATGGCTGGGCTACTTCATTGGCAAGAAGCTGCTCCTCACCTGGATGGGCGGAGTCGGGTCGATCATTCTCCTCGCGGGCGTTTATGTGACCAGCCTCATCCTGATGACGGGACTGCGCCCGATCCACGTGATGCGCCAGACGGTGGCCGGACTCCGGAGAGGGATGGCCGGGTTACGCGAATGGCAACTGAAGCGCCGGCTCCGGAAATCGGATCTAAAGGGGCGGTTGGAGATCAGCCAGCAAGAATTGGCGAAGCAGCAGCGGGTCATCGAAAAGCAGTTGAAAAAAAAGGGCGCGCCCGTGGCCGAACCGGCAGTCACGGCAGTCATTACGCCGGAGGAATTGTTGAATCGACCGAAGCCGAAAGTGGTCGACACGACCGCGCTGCCGACGGAGCCGGCCAAGAAGAAACCGTCGCTCGCCGAATTGCGCGGCTCGGAGAAAAAGGAGAAAGCGCCGGCTGGCCTAACGAGCAAAACCTGGGATGCGCAAAATTACACGCTGCCGGGCTTCGACCTGCTCGACGTGCACGACACCGAAGGCCGGACGGCGGCGGACCCGGCAGAGCTGGAACAAATTCAACAGGTCCTGATCGAAACCCTGGGCCAATTTGGGATCGCCGTCGCGGCGGGCGACATCACAAAAGGCCCGACGATTACGCGCTACGAAGTTTTCCCGGCGAAAGGCGTGCGCGTGGACAAGATTGTTTCGCTCGAGCGCGATCTCGCGCGGGCGACGCGAGCTGAACGGATCAACATTCTCGCGCCGATTCCCGGCAAGGACACGGTCGGCATCGAGTTGGCGAACACGCGCAAGGTGAAGGTGACCTTACGCGAGCTATTGCAGTCGCAAGACTGGGAAGAAGCGCGATCGAAATCCAAAATCCCCCTGGCGCTCGGCAAGGATGTTTACGGCAAAACGATCATCGCCGATCTCGCGCAGATGCCGCATTTGCTCGTCGCCGGGACAACCGGCAGCGGCAAGAGCGTCTGCATCAACGCGCTGGTAGCGAGCATGATCTTTCGGTTCACGCCGGAAGAGCTGCGCTTCATCATGATTGATCCAAAGGTGGTCGAGATGCAGATGTTCAACGCCCTGCCGCATCTCGCGTTCCCGGTGGTGACCGATCCAAAGAAGGTGCTCCTTGCCCTGCGCTGGGTGATCGATGAAATGGAGAAGCGCTACAAGATTTTTGCCCAGGCTGGCGTGCGAAACATCACCAGCTTCAATGGCCGGCCGCCGAAGAAGACCCAGAAGGAATTGAATGAAGCCGCCTCTGAGAATGGAGGGCGGAGCTCCAGCGACGCCGGGCGCGATGCCGGACTCGCCGGAGCTCGTCCCTCCAATGAAATTAAGGTCCCGCGGGATGACGAAGTCGTGATCCCGGATCGCATGCCCTACATTGTCATTATCATCGACGAGTTGGCCGACCTGATGCAGACCGCGCCGGCGGACGTGGAAAGCGCGATCGCGCGCATCACCCAAATGGCGCGAGCAGCGGGCATCCATCTCATCGTGGCCACGCAAACGCCGCGCGCCGACGTTATTACGGGCGTCATCAAGGCGAACATCCCGAGCCGGATTGCCTTCCAGGTCGCGTCGAAAATCGACAGCCGCGTGATTCTGGATGAAAACGGCGCGGACCGTTTGTTAGGTCAGGGCGACATGCTTTATTTGCCGCCCAGCACTTCACGCCTCATCCGCGCCCAGGGAGTCCTGGTAACCGACGATGAGATTCATCGGCTGGTCGAATTTGTCTCGGCCCAAAGCCCACCGACGTTCGACACCTCGATGCAGGACAAGCTTCAGTCCACGAGCACAATGGATGAGGAAGAGGTGACCGAGGAAGACGAGGAACTGGTCGAGAAATGCCTCGAAATTATCCGGCAGGAGAAGCGCGCGTCGACTTCGCTGCTCCAGCGACGGCTCCGGCTTGGCTACACGCGCGCGGCGCGGATCGTTGATATTCTGGAGCAGCGCGGCATATTGGGTCCTGGCGAGGGCGCGAAGCCGCGCGAGATTCTCGTCGACCTCGATGCCGCGGTGTAACCGGGCGACGGACGAATTTTCATGGAAGGTCTTGGAAAAAAAATAAAAGAAGCGCGGTTAGCGCGAAACCTCACTCTCGAAGAAGCGGGCCGGCTGACCAAGATCAGGCCGGGGCGGCTCGAAGAGATCGAGAACGAGGATTTTTCGCAATTCGCCAGCCTGGCTTACGCGAAGGGGTTCCTGCTCATCTACGGCAAGTTTCTCGAAGTGGATGTGAGCCCGTATCTCGAAGCGTTCGAGACCTCGGAGCACGTCACCGTGGACGGCTACGCTTATCTTCAGGACGCTCCGGAACCAATCCAGAGCCGGCCAGTGGTGGTGCGACGGCCAAGGAGCAGCGGCGACCGCACTTCCCTTTGGCCGTTCGTTATCGGTGTCCTGGTGCTGGTGATCGGATTTACGGTGATGAAGTCGCTCCTCCAGGTGCAGCGGCTCAAGCCGAGACCCTCTCCGACGCCCGGCGCGTCGCCGGTCGCAACCTCGACCGCCTCGGACAAGATTATTGCGCCTCACGCGTTGCCAGTGGAGAGCACGACCCCACCGGCGATCGACGCGAGTCCGGCCGCGCCTACGCCGGCTCCAACCGTTGTTCCATCTGTGACGCCGTTCGTGCCTTCGGCTCCATCGGCTGAGCCTGAAGTGCGCCGGGCCGAACCCGTGCATCCGGAAGAGGTGGCCAAGCAGCCGCCAGTAACGCCACGGCCCACCGCGTCTCCAAGAAAATCGCCGCGCCGAATCAGTCCGACTCCGGCTCCGCTCACGAGTCCGCGGGGCCCGCTCGCGAGCCCGCGTCCGACCCAGCGTCCAACAAATCCCCGTTTCTGACGGCTATGGTTTCGCACGCGCCCGTCGCCACACCGAAAGTCGGGATGATCAGCCTGGGTTGCGCGAAGAACCTGGTCGATGCCGAAATCATGCTGGGCAGTGTCCTGAAACAGGGCATGGAAATTACCTCGAGCGCCGAGGAGGCGGATGTGCTCGTGGTCAATACCTGCGCCTTCATCGATTCGGCGAAGGAAGAATCGATCGAAGCAATTCTCGATGCCCACCAACAACGCGGGCTCGGAAAAAGGCCGGGCCAGAAGCTGATCGTAAGCGGGTGCATGTCGCAGCGTTTTTCGCGTGAGCTGCGCGAATCTTTGCCCGAGGTGGACGCTTTCGTCGGGCTGGATCAGGTGAGCGAGATGGGGGCGATCGTGCAACGCGTCCTTCGCGCGGAGAACGATCGTGGCTCTAGCTTCGTCACCGAGCGTCCGACCTACATTCCAGATTATGACACGCCGCGGTTCCGCCTGACGCCTTCCCACAGCGCTTATCTCAAGATCGCGGAAGGGTGCAATCATCCCTGCAGTTTTTGCGTGATCCCGCAGATGCGTGGACGGCATCGCAGCCGCCAGCCGAGTTCGGTACTGGCGGAGATACGGGCGTTGGTCGCGGAAGGGGTGAAGGAGATCAACCTGATCAGCCAGGACACAACCTATTACGGAATGGATTTGTGGGCGGCGAAAGCCGGGCCGCGCCAGCCGGTGGATTCGTCGCGGGGCCCGACGCTCGCCGCGCTGCTTCGAGAGATTCAAACGATCGAAGGTGAGTTTTGGGTGCGGCTGCTCTACACCCACCCGGCCCATTGGAGCGGGGAATTGATCGAGACGATCGCCCAATGCGACAAGCTCGCGCGCTACATCGACATGCCGCTCCAGCACATTGAGGAGGGAATGCTTGGACGCATGCGCCGCGAAACGAGCCGGGCCCACATCGAGGACCTGATTGGGGATTTGCGGTCGGGAATTCCGGGCGTGGCGTTGCGGACCACCTTCATCGTCGGCTTTCCCGGTGAGACTGAGGAGGCGTTCGAATCCCTCCTGGAATTCATCGAGCGGACTCGATTTGAGCGGCTCGGGGTTTTCAAATACTCGCAGGAAGAGGGCTCGCGCGCCGCAAAGATGCCCGAACAAGTCCCGGCGAAGACCAAGAATGATCGCTACCGGCGCGCCATGACTCTGCAACAGCGGATTGCTCGCGAGATCGCCGCCAAAAACGTGGGTCGCGAGATGCGGTTGCTGGTGGATCAACCGCTGGTCGCCCGCACGGAAATGGACGCTCCGGATGTGGATGCCCGCGTAATCCTTTCGGAGCCCGCAACTGCCGGTGAGTTTGTCGAACGCAGGATAACTGGCAGTCGCGGCTACGATTTATTGGCTTAGAGCTGGCGAAAACTTCGCGCTGGGAAGTTAGGGAGTGACAACGGCCCGCGGATTGTGCCATTTTCGGCAGCGTCTCGCTCCCCCCATGAGTGAACTAAACAAGGACACTGTCCGCCTTCCACCCGCCCCGGCGCCAACCCGGGTGGCGTCAAAACCGGCCGCAGTCGCAGTCGATCATCTTGTTTCCGCATCGGGGCCGAGAAAGGAGACGGCACGGGTGGCCATCCAGCCAGGAGTCACACCGGTGCCGATTCTCGCAGACAGGCGCTCCGCTGCCTCGGATTCCATTCCCAGATCGTACTTCTGGGCAATCGTCGGTTTGGCGGCCCTAATTTTTCTCATTCAAATTTGGAATTACGTCGTATCGTAAGGGATGGAAAATTCCGCCGCTATTACTCTGGACGATTCTAATTTTGACAAGGAAGTGAACCAAAGCGCGCAACCGGTGCTGGTCGATTTCTGGGCCGAATGGTGCGGGCCGTGCAAAATGATTGCGCCGCTGATCGACGAGATTGCCAAGGAAAAGGCGGGCTCGGTGAAGGTCGCCAAAGTGAATGTCGACGACAACCAGAGCCTCTCCATGAAATACAACGTGCGGGCAATTCCGGCGCTCCTCTTCTTCAAGGACGGGCAGTTGCGAGATCAGATCGTCGGGATGACGAGCAAGAAGGATTTGCTCGGCCGGCTGGAAGCGCTGGCGTAAATTCGGCGAAGCCGAATTTGCTGTGAATGGTGATCGGTGACTGGTGAATAATCGGCGAATCCCATCCATTCACCGAGCACTAGTCACCATTCACTAAACAAAGAATGCGCCCGGCGCGGCTCGAACGCGCAACCTACAGCTTCGGAGGCTGTCACTCTATCCAGTTGAGCTACGGGCGCAGTGTGGTTGCGAGTATAGAGGGCCACGGCGAAAGCTCAACCGGGGCGGCGGACGATTGGGGATTTGCAATTTCCCCATCCCCGCATAACAGTGTCCGCCCCGCCAGCCACCCCCGGAGGAGACCATTATGAGCAGCATTATCGACGCAATTGAGAAGGAACAGTTCAAAACCGACGCCACGAAGTTCAAGGTGGGTGACGGCGTTCGTGTCCATACCCGGGTGGTGGAAGGCGACAAGGAACGAATCCAGATTTTCTCCGGGATCGTGATTGGCCGGAAAGGTCGGGGCCTGAATGAAACCTTTACGGTCCGGCGCATTTCCTACGGCGAAGGGGTCGAGCGCGTTTTCCCGATACACTCCCCTCGGATTGCGAAGGTCGAAGTGGAGAAGGAAGGCCGCGCCCGCCGGGCGAAGCTGAATTACCTCCGCACCCGCAAGGGCAAGGAAGCGACCGCGGTGCGGGAGTAGCGAAGCGTGAATGGTGATCAGTGATTGGTGAATAGTTTCCATTCACCGATCGCCAGTCACTTTTCACACTTTCGATTTCCAGTCGGCACAGCATTAGTTACGATGTTGAAGCATGTACCGACGTTGCGGCTTCCGGCATGAACGAAAACTCCGCGCCCTCGGCATCACGAGCATCGCCGGCGTTGATGAAGCCGGCCGCGGCGCCCTCGCTGGGCCAGTCGTAGCGGCGGCGGTTATTCTCCCGGAAAAATTTCGCCACAAAAAGCTGAACGATTCGAAGCAGCTGTTGCCGGAAAAACGCCAGGAAATCTACCAGGATCTCATGGCGAACGATTTGATCCGCTGGGCGATCGGAATCGTCGATTCAGTCGAAATCGACACGATCAATATTCTGCGCGCGACCCACAAGGCGATGCGGATTGCCCTTACCGGCCTCGCTCTTCAACCCGAGCACGTCCTCATCGACGGCCTCCCGGTGTTTCCCTTCCCGCTGCCGCAGACCGCGATCATCGATGGCGATTGTTATAGCCTCAGTATTGCCGCCGCGAGCGTGATCGCGAAGGTCACGCGGGACACGATTATGCGCGACTTTTGCGCCCGGTATCCCCAGTATTGCTTCAGTCAGCACAAAGGCTACGGGACGGAGCTGCACCTGATAAAACTGCATGAACACGGGCCTTGTCCGATTCATCGACGATCTTTCGAACCGGTGGCGCAGCCGGTTTTCGAGTTCGCCTCCCCGGCATCTGCGACTTGGAACGCGGGGCGAGAAATTGGCGAGCAAGCTCCTCCGCCGGAACGGATACAAAATTCTGTCCCATAACTTTCGTGGTCGCACCGGTGGGGAGATTGACCTCGTCTGCCGTGATGGCGACACCCTGGTTTTCGTGGAGGTCAAAACCCGGACGCGAGAAGATTTCGGCCGGCCGCTCGATGCTGTCGATCGGGAGAAACGGAAACGAATTTCTCGCGGTGGGCTGGCCTGGCTACGGCTGCTCGGCGATCCCGACATCCTTTTTCGGTTCGATGTCGTGGAAGTGATCATCGCGGAAGGCGCCGAGCCACGGCTGCACCTTGTGCAAAATGCTTTCTCGCTCCCGGAACCCTACATCTATTAGGCCGCCAACTATTCGACGGTGACGCTTTTTGCCAGGTTGCGCGGTTTGTCGACGTCGCGGCCTAATTCGACAGCCATGTGGTAGGCCAGCAGCTGGAGCGGAATCACGGTCAGGATCGGGCTGAGGAAGTCGAGCACCTTCGGCACGACTACAATATCGTCGGCGATTTTTTCGAGGTGTTTTGCGCAGGCGCCCGAGGTAACGGCGATGACGGGGCCTTTCCGGGCCCGGACCTGTTCGATGTTATTGAGGTTCTTCGAAAAGATGGTGTCGTCCGGTGCGATGAAGACCGAAGGGAGTTCGGGCCGGACGAGCGCGATAATGCCGTGCTTTAATTCCGCGCTCGGATGGCCTTCGGCAAAAAGGTAGGTTACCTCCTTCAGTTTCAAGGCCGCTTCGACCGCAATCGGGTAATTGAACTGGCGCCCGAAGAAGAGGAAACCGCTGGCTTGAGCGTATTTCTTCGCAATCGCCTTCATCTGATCGCTGAGTTTCAGCACCTCTTCGATCTTTTCAGGCAACTCTTCGAGCGCCTCAATAATTCGGGTTCCCTCGGAGGTCGAAAGGTGCCGCATGCGGCCGAGGAGCAGGCCGATCGTGACCAGGATCGTGACCTGCGACGTAAACGATTTCGTAGCGGCGACTCCGATCTCGGGGCCAGCGTGCATGTAAACACCGCCGTCGCTTTCCCGAGCGATGGAACTCGCGACATTGTTGCAAATCCCGAGGGTGCGATATCCTTTTCGCCGGCTCTCCCGCATGGCCCCAAGCGTATCCGCCGTCTCGCCACTCTGACTGATCGCGAACACCAGCGTGTCGCGGGTCATGGGAGTATTGCGGTGGCGAAATTCGCTGGCGTGTTCCACTTCGGTCGGGATCTGAGCGAGCGCCTCAATCAGGTATTCGCCAATCATGGCCGCGTGCAGCGCCGTTCCGCAGCCGGTCAAAACCACGCGGCCCACGTCGCGTAACTGGGCCGGGGTCATGTTCAGCCCACCGAGCTTGGCCGTGCATTCCTCTGGGCTGAGCCGGCCGCGCATCGCATCGCGCACGGAGCCGGGCTGCTCAAAGATCTCCTTGAGCATGTAATGCGGGTAATCGCCCTTCTTAACGTCGGCGTCCGTGAACTCGACCCTACTGAGCTGGTAATTGCCTCCCTCGCCGGCGACCGAGCTGATCTCGAATTTATCGCGCTCAACCGCGACGACGTCGAAGTCGTTCAAATAGACCGCGTCCCGGGTGTAAGCGACGATCGCGCTGACGTCGCTCGCGAGAAAATTCTCCTCTTTGCCAACGCCGAGGACGAGTGGACTGCCGCGGCGCGCGCCGACGATGAAGTCGGGAATGTCGCGGTGGACGAGTGCAATTCCGTAGGTGCCGATGACCTGGCGCAAAGCGGCGCGAACGGCATCGACGAGACGTCCCTTTTTGTTGGCGAGATTCGCCTTGGACTTCCCGTTCGAGCCGGGCTCGGAATCGGCTGCGACAGAGGCGTCGTAAAGTTTCCCAATGAGGTGGGCCAGGACTTCGGTGTCGGTATCGGAAGTAAAGTTGCGGTCGCCGTCCCGGATGAGCTGATCTTTTAGCGCCTGGTAATTTTCGATGACGCCGTTATGGACGAGCGCCAGATTTCCGGAGGCATCGAAATGAGGATGAGCGTTTTGATCGGTGGGTTTGCCATGGGTAGCCCAGCGAGTGTGGCTGATGCCGTAGGTCCCGGTGGGGGGATTGTCGGCCATGAGTTTGCCCAGAGCAGCGATCCTCCCGGCGCATTTTCGCGTCTCCACACGATCGCCATCCACGATCGCGACGCCCGCGGAATCGTAGCCCCGATATTCAAGGCGCCGCAGCCCATCGAGAAGGATGGGCGCCGCCTCCGAACGTCCGACATAGCCGACGATGCCACACATGAGAGGAGCGTGACATTAAGCCGGGACGGGTGCAACCGGCCGGGCCCGGCGAAAATGTTTGATGGTGAGAGCGGCAATCTGCCTAAATTGATTTGTGGACCCGAAAAGCCGCTCTAACCGTCAGCCGCTGGACGCCACGTCCGCCCTGTCGACTCCCGCGCTCCCTCCCGGAACGACCCGGCGCACCCTGGCGATCGTGATGGGCGGCGGCGCCGGAACCCGTTTGTTTCCGCTGACGAAGGACCGATCGAAACCCGCCGTTCCGTTGGGCGGCAAATACCGGATCGTGGATATCCCGATCAGCAATTGCCTCAACT
It includes:
- a CDS encoding YraN family protein, translating into MASKLLRRNGYKILSHNFRGRTGGEIDLVCRDGDTLVFVEVKTRTREDFGRPLDAVDREKRKRISRGGLAWLRLLGDPDILFRFDVVEVIIAEGAEPRLHLVQNAFSLPEPYIY
- a CDS encoding POT family MFS transporter; the protein is MANPDYATSPPNLKGMPPGVPYIIGNEGAERFSFYGMRTILIGFMTNFLVNKSGVLEGMPENEANGWFHQFVSSVYWMPFFGAILSDGWLGKYRTIFYLSIVYCLGHFTLAFMDTPFGIAFGQKWVLAIGLILIAAGAGGIKPCVSANVGDQFGESNKHLLARVFGWFYFSINLGSSFSIWLCPILLRDPKWGPKYAFGLPGVLMFLATVIFWMGRKKMVHIPPAGLGFLRDLKSKEGLSILARVWIIFAFTMIFWALWDQSSGGEWTVQCQHMDLHFLGISFLPEQVNVVNGLFILAMIPLFNYWLYPAIDRVFPLTPVRKIGIGLFLTAASFVIIWMIQLGIDHGGTPNVGWQFLAYIILSAGEVMVSITGLEFAYTQAPNRMKSLLMAMWLLSIALGNQIPSIISFLIPKLKSMGMNLEGANYFRFFTYLMLGTSIIYIFVSKHYKERTYLQSQEPHPEEPVLAAGAPT
- the trxA gene encoding thioredoxin, giving the protein MENSAAITLDDSNFDKEVNQSAQPVLVDFWAEWCGPCKMIAPLIDEIAKEKAGSVKVAKVNVDDNQSLSMKYNVRAIPALLFFKDGQLRDQIVGMTSKKDLLGRLEALA
- a CDS encoding helix-turn-helix domain-containing protein, with the protein product MEGLGKKIKEARLARNLTLEEAGRLTKIRPGRLEEIENEDFSQFASLAYAKGFLLIYGKFLEVDVSPYLEAFETSEHVTVDGYAYLQDAPEPIQSRPVVVRRPRSSGDRTSLWPFVIGVLVLVIGFTVMKSLLQVQRLKPRPSPTPGASPVATSTASDKIIAPHALPVESTTPPAIDASPAAPTPAPTVVPSVTPFVPSAPSAEPEVRRAEPVHPEEVAKQPPVTPRPTASPRKSPRRISPTPAPLTSPRGPLASPRPTQRPTNPRF
- the glmS gene encoding glutamine--fructose-6-phosphate transaminase (isomerizing), which produces MCGIVGYVGRSEAAPILLDGLRRLEYRGYDSAGVAIVDGDRVETRKCAGRIAALGKLMADNPPTGTYGISHTRWATHGKPTDQNAHPHFDASGNLALVHNGVIENYQALKDQLIRDGDRNFTSDTDTEVLAHLIGKLYDASVAADSEPGSNGKSKANLANKKGRLVDAVRAALRQVIGTYGIALVHRDIPDFIVGARRGSPLVLGVGKEENFLASDVSAIVAYTRDAVYLNDFDVVAVERDKFEISSVAGEGGNYQLSRVEFTDADVKKGDYPHYMLKEIFEQPGSVRDAMRGRLSPEECTAKLGGLNMTPAQLRDVGRVVLTGCGTALHAAMIGEYLIEALAQIPTEVEHASEFRHRNTPMTRDTLVFAISQSGETADTLGAMRESRRKGYRTLGICNNVASSIARESDGGVYMHAGPEIGVAATKSFTSQVTILVTIGLLLGRMRHLSTSEGTRIIEALEELPEKIEEVLKLSDQMKAIAKKYAQASGFLFFGRQFNYPIAVEAALKLKEVTYLFAEGHPSAELKHGIIALVRPELPSVFIAPDDTIFSKNLNNIEQVRARKGPVIAVTSGACAKHLEKIADDIVVVPKVLDFLSPILTVIPLQLLAYHMAVELGRDVDKPRNLAKSVTVE
- the rplS gene encoding 50S ribosomal protein L19, translating into MSSIIDAIEKEQFKTDATKFKVGDGVRVHTRVVEGDKERIQIFSGIVIGRKGRGLNETFTVRRISYGEGVERVFPIHSPRIAKVEVEKEGRARRAKLNYLRTRKGKEATAVRE
- a CDS encoding DNA translocase FtsK codes for the protein MARSVKNNAWNEVFALILLGVGTLLFLALISYTPKDVPSWIWFSQVSSPNRPAQNFIGPFGAIIAGFSYMMMGAASYLLAVVLLGFGGAKLFQSNLRVIPRLGWIALFIISGACLLQLQTQHLQGWKSFFNIQGPGGWLGYFIGKKLLLTWMGGVGSIILLAGVYVTSLILMTGLRPIHVMRQTVAGLRRGMAGLREWQLKRRLRKSDLKGRLEISQQELAKQQRVIEKQLKKKGAPVAEPAVTAVITPEELLNRPKPKVVDTTALPTEPAKKKPSLAELRGSEKKEKAPAGLTSKTWDAQNYTLPGFDLLDVHDTEGRTAADPAELEQIQQVLIETLGQFGIAVAAGDITKGPTITRYEVFPAKGVRVDKIVSLERDLARATRAERINILAPIPGKDTVGIELANTRKVKVTLRELLQSQDWEEARSKSKIPLALGKDVYGKTIIADLAQMPHLLVAGTTGSGKSVCINALVASMIFRFTPEELRFIMIDPKVVEMQMFNALPHLAFPVVTDPKKVLLALRWVIDEMEKRYKIFAQAGVRNITSFNGRPPKKTQKELNEAASENGGRSSSDAGRDAGLAGARPSNEIKVPRDDEVVIPDRMPYIVIIIDELADLMQTAPADVESAIARITQMARAAGIHLIVATQTPRADVITGVIKANIPSRIAFQVASKIDSRVILDENGADRLLGQGDMLYLPPSTSRLIRAQGVLVTDDEIHRLVEFVSAQSPPTFDTSMQDKLQSTSTMDEEEVTEEDEELVEKCLEIIRQEKRASTSLLQRRLRLGYTRAARIVDILEQRGILGPGEGAKPREILVDLDAAV
- the rimO gene encoding 30S ribosomal protein S12 methylthiotransferase RimO, translated to MVSHAPVATPKVGMISLGCAKNLVDAEIMLGSVLKQGMEITSSAEEADVLVVNTCAFIDSAKEESIEAILDAHQQRGLGKRPGQKLIVSGCMSQRFSRELRESLPEVDAFVGLDQVSEMGAIVQRVLRAENDRGSSFVTERPTYIPDYDTPRFRLTPSHSAYLKIAEGCNHPCSFCVIPQMRGRHRSRQPSSVLAEIRALVAEGVKEINLISQDTTYYGMDLWAAKAGPRQPVDSSRGPTLAALLREIQTIEGEFWVRLLYTHPAHWSGELIETIAQCDKLARYIDMPLQHIEEGMLGRMRRETSRAHIEDLIGDLRSGIPGVALRTTFIVGFPGETEEAFESLLEFIERTRFERLGVFKYSQEEGSRAAKMPEQVPAKTKNDRYRRAMTLQQRIAREIAAKNVGREMRLLVDQPLVARTEMDAPDVDARVILSEPATAGEFVERRITGSRGYDLLA
- a CDS encoding ribonuclease HII, which codes for MYRRCGFRHERKLRALGITSIAGVDEAGRGALAGPVVAAAVILPEKFRHKKLNDSKQLLPEKRQEIYQDLMANDLIRWAIGIVDSVEIDTINILRATHKAMRIALTGLALQPEHVLIDGLPVFPFPLPQTAIIDGDCYSLSIAAASVIAKVTRDTIMRDFCARYPQYCFSQHKGYGTELHLIKLHEHGPCPIHRRSFEPVAQPVFEFASPASATWNAGREIGEQAPPPERIQNSVP